In Stigmatopora argus isolate UIUO_Sarg chromosome 17, RoL_Sarg_1.0, whole genome shotgun sequence, the following are encoded in one genomic region:
- the dnajc13 gene encoding dnaJ homolog subfamily C member 13 isoform X3 translates to MNVLKDNTDLACYYTTKHSWRGKYKRVFSVGTHGITTYNPTTLEVTNQWPYGDICGIGPVGKGQGTEFSLTFRKGTGKKSETLKFSTEHRTELLTEALRFRTEFSEGKITGRRYNCYKHHWSDTRKPVSLEVTPGGIDQIDPHTNRVMCSYDYRNVEGFVETSDYQGGFCILYGGFSRLHLFASEHRDDIIRCAIEHAGNFIGIMLRLRKEAITFEDFSTDRLGKYGSDESITSLAEFVVQKITPRHPEPVKRILALTETCLVERDPASYNIVTLKPFGEVFALICDADNPQVFTVEFIRGQIRKFSSTERDSLLASLLDGVRASGNRDVCVKMAPTRRGQRWGLLSMPVDEEVESLHLKFLAAPPNGNFADAVFRFNANISYSGVLHAVTQDGLFSENKEKLINNAVLALLCQEAELPTLNSELESHFQAVRRLVASKAGFQAFTQLPKFREKLGVKTVKALKRNNNGVTHAAIDMLCALMCPMHDDYDLRQEQLNKASLLSSKKFLENLLEKFITNVDHGTGALVISALLDFLTFALCAPYSETTEGQQFDMLLEMVASNGRTLFKLFQHPSMAIVKGAGLVMKAIIEEGDKEIATKMQDLALSEGALPRHLHTSLFTISVDQRMLTNRQLSRHLVGLWTAQNPVAMNLLKRILPTGLLAYMDSPDSVPEKDVDRMHVRDNLKIATDLLNRNKVPEWQRIAGKAAKEMEKFAKEKTDLVLMHWRDKMGIAQKEQDRNNLNPTQKPVILRKRRQRIKIEANWELFYYRFQLDHARSNLIWNLKTREELRDALEGEMRAFNVDRELGNATVISWNHQEFEVKYECLSDEIKIGDYYLRLLLEEDENEETSAIKRSYEFFNELYHRFLLTPKVTMKCLCLQALTIVYSKCFEEIGPFTDTKYIVGMLDRCTDKLERDRLILFLNKLILNRKNVKDIMDSNGVRILVDLLTLAHLHTSRATVPFQSNVLEASPDMKRESEKEWYFGNADKERRGPFSFEEMQEFWTTGVLTAKTRCWAQGMDGWRPLQAVPQLKWCLLATGQAVMNESDLATLILNMLITMCSYYPSRDADNAIIRPLPKIKRMISDNACLPHIVQLLLTFDPILVEKVANILYLVMQDNPNLQRLYLTGVFFFIMMYTGSNVLPIARFLKYTHLKQAFKSEEAKGQDIVQRSVLGPALPEAMVCYLENYEAERFSEIFLGEFDTPEAIWSCEMRRMMIEKIAAHIADFSPRLQSNTRALYQYCPIPVINFPQLDNELFCNIYYLRHLCDTVHFPDWPIRDAVKLLRDTLEAWKREVEKKPPSMSIDDAYEVLNLPKGQGMHEESKIRKAYFRLAQKYHPDKNPDGREMFEKVNKAYEFLCTKSARVVDGPDPENIILILKTQSILFNRHKEELEPYKYAGYPMLIKTITIETRDDHLFSKTSPLLPAAAELAFHTVNCSALNAEELRRENGIEVLLEALSRCVSVLTASSKVDDMAVQVCGHICKCYSVAAQFEECREKMIELPYIIRDLCHIMYYGKGLPKTAALAVQCISSFAVDFFLQTQLYHAGVLWHLLVQLFNYDYTLEESGVQASQDTNQQEVANHLAKLSLVSLSRLGGYLQMPPTSDGGDHAAQTNGVDGVPPENPTIRKSLSAMLTPYISRRLGVGSSAEVLKLLNSNSENPYLIWNNGTRAELMEFLECQQEGNIKRGENDESFGAEFAFADHSKELIVGEIFVRVYNEQPTFPLEYPKAFAASLLDYVGSQAQYLNTLLAMNQSNKVESQQHAERLRFAEMALEALRNVIKNNPGSETECIGHFKLLFSLLRVHGAGRVQQLVLEVVNTVTSNQECVSNIAESLVLSNLLLLLHSLPSSRQIVLETLHALTSNTKIVKEAMSKGALIYLLDLFCNCTHPQVRTQTAELFSKMTSDKLVGPKVRLTLIRFLPGVFMDAMRDNAEAAVHIFEGTHENPELIWNDGSRETVSTAVREMMLEHFKMQKDNPEANWKLPETFTVAYGAGQGELEVGGVFLRIFIAQPGWVLRKPREFLVSLMETLTELLEKNNPNGEALETVTTAAVCLFSTQTGLADQVPPLGHLPRILAALNHKNNAIPKSSIRLIHVLSDNELCVRSMSALDAIGPLMTGMKVRTDMAGLACEALNRMFQKEQTELVAQALKVDLVPYLLKLLEGFGLETVGNPSATKAQIVKALKSMTRSLQYGEQVNEILAKSSVWSAYKDQKHDLFISESQTAGYLTGVSTPSLLAASSPLRGGL, encoded by the exons ATACAAGCGCGTCTTCTCGGTGGGAACGCACGGCATCACCACCTACAACCCCACCACGCTCGAAGTAACAAATCAG TGGCCTTATGGAGACATTTGCGGAATTGGCCCCGTGGGGAAAGGCCAGGGAACGGAGTTCAGCCTCACGTTCCGAAAGGGCACCGGCAAGAAATCGGAGACGCTCAAGTTCTCCACCGAGCATCGGACGGAGCTGCTCACGGAGGCCTTG AGATTCCGAACAGAGTTTTCAGAAGGGAAAATTACCGGAAGG AGATACAACTGCTACAAGCACCACTGGAGCGACACGCGAAAGCCCGTTAGCTTGGAGGTGACGCCGGGCGGCATCGACCAGATCGACCCGCACACCAACCGCGTGATGTGTTCGTACGACTACCGCAACGTGGAGGGCTTCGTGGAGACTTCGGACTACCAGGGCGGCTTCTGCATCCTTTATGGCGGTTTCAGCCGGCTG CACCTGTTCGCCTCGGAGCACCGGGACGACATCATCCGCTGCGCCATCGAGCACGCGGGCAACTTCATCGGCATCATGCTGCGGCTCAGGAAGGAGGCCATCACCTTCGAGGACTTCTCCACTGACCGGCTGGGAAAGTATGGCTCGGACGAGAGCATCACCTCGCTGGCCGAGTTCGTGGTGCAGAAGATCACCCCGCGCCACCCG GAGCCCGTCAAACGCATATTGGCGCTGACCGAGACGTGCCTGGTGGAGAGGGATCCGGCTTCTTACAACATCGTGACCCTCAAACCCTTCGGGGAG GTGTTTGCGCTCATCTGCGACGCGGACAACCCTCAGGTGTTTACGGTGGAATTCATCCGAGGCCAGATCCGAAAGTTCTCCTCCACGGAACG AGACTCGCTGCTTGCCAGCCTCCTGGACGGCGTGCGCGCGTCAGGCAACAGGGACGTCTGCGTCAAGATGGCCCCCACGCGCCGCGGCCAGCGCTGGGGCCTCTTGAGCATGCCCGTGGACGAGGAGGTGGAGAGTCTGCACCTCAAGTTCCTGGCGGCGCCTCCCA ACGGAAACTTCGCCGACGCGGTATTCCGCTTCAACGCCAACATCTCCTACAGCGGCGTGTTGCACGCCGTGACGCAAGAC ggTCTGTTCTCGGAGAACAAAGAAAAGCTGATCAACAATGCCGTCCTGGCTCTCCTGTGCCAGGAGGCGGAGCTCCCGACGCTCAACTCGGAGCTGGAGAGCCACTTCCAGGCCGTCCGCCGCCTGGTGGCCTCCAAGGCTGGCTTCCAGGCCTTCACGCAGCTGCCAAA aTTCAGGGAAAAATTAGGCGTGAAGACCGTCAAAGCTTTAAAGAGAAACAACAACGGTGTGACGCATGCAGCCATCGACATGCTCTGCGCCCTCATGTGT CCCATGCACGACGACTACGACCTGAGGCAGGAGCAACTCAACAAAGCCTCCCTGCTGTCGTCCAAAAAGTTCCTGGAGAATCTGCTTGAAAAGTTTATCACAAACGTG GACCACGGGACTGGGGCTCTGGTCATTAGCGCCCTGCTGGATTTTTTAACCTTCGCCCTGTGCGCCCCCTACAGCGAGACCACCGAGGGCCAGCAGTTTGACATGTTGCTGGAGATGGTGGCCTCCAACGGACGCACGCTCTTCAAACTATTCCAG CATCCGTCCATGGCAATCGTGAAGGGAGCCGGTCTGGTGATGAAGGCCATTATTGAG GAAGGAGACAAGGAAATAGCCACCAAGATGCAAGACCTGGCTTTGAGCGAGGGTGCCCTCCCTCGCCATCTGCACACTTCCTTGTTCACCATCAGCGTGGACCAAAGGATGCTCACTAACAG ACAGCTGAGCCGTCACCTGGTGGGTCTGTGGACTGCGCAGAACCCCGTCGCCATGAACCTCCTCAAAAGAATTTTG CCGACGGGCCTGCTGGCTTACATGGACAGTCCCGATTCGGTGCCGGAGAAAGACGTGGATCGAATGCACGTGCGAGATAACTTGAAAATCGCCACG GACCTACTGAACCGCAACAAGGTACCCGAGTGGCAGCGGATTGCCGGCAAGGCGGCCAAAGAAATGGAGAAGTTTGCCAAGGAGAAGACCGATCTGGTTCTTATGCACTGGAGGGACAAGATGGGCATCGCTCAAAAGGAG CAGGACAGAAATAACCTG AATCCCACTCAAAAACCGGTCATCCTACGAAAAAGACGACAACGGATCAAAATCGAAGCCAACTGGGAGCTTTTCTACTACAG ATTCCAGCTGGACCACGCACGTTCCAACCTCATCTGGAACCTGAAAACCAGGGAGGAACTCCGGGACGCGCTAGAAGGCGAAATGCGCGCCTTCAACGTAGACCGGGAGCTGGGCAATGCCACCGTCATCTCCTGGAACCACCAAGAGTTCGAG GTTAAATACGAGTGCCTTTCCGACGAGATCAAAATCGGGGACTACTACTTGCGCCTCTTGCTGGAAGAGGACGAAAACGAGGAAACGAGCGCCATCAAGAGATC GTACGAGTTTTTCAACGAGCTCTACCACCGCTTCCTGCTTACGCCCAAAGTCACGATGAAATGCCTGTGCCTTCAGGCGCTAACGATAGTCTACAGCAAATGTTTTGAGGAGATTGGTCCCTTCACCGACACCAAATATATTGTAGGGATGTTGGACCGG tgtacaGACAAGCTGGAAAGAGACCGACTCATCCTGTTCTTGAACAAGCTAATTCTCAACAGG AAAAACGTCAAGGACATCATGGATTCCAACGGGGTCCGCATCCTGGTGGATCTGCTCACCTTGGCCCATCTACATACCAGCAGAGCCACCGTGCCATTTCAG AGCAACGTCTTGGAAGCATCACCGGATATGAAGCGAGAGAGTGAGAAGGAATGGTACTTTGGGAACGCCGACAAGGAAAGAAGAGGACCGTTCAGTTTTGAAGAG ATGCAAGAGTTCTGGACCACGGGCGTCCTGACGGCCAAGACCCGATGCTGGGCCCAGGGCATGGACGGATGGCGTCCCCTGCAGGCCGTCCCCCAACTCAAGTGGTGCCTGTTGGCCACGGGGCAGGCGGTGATGAACGAGTCGGACCTGGCCACGCTCATCCTCAACATGCTCATCACCATGTGCTCCTACTACCCCAGCAG GGATGCGGATAATGCCATTATTCGCCCGTTACCAAAGATCAAGAGGATGATATCCGACAATGCGTGCCTGCCTCATATTGTTCAG CTTCTCTTGACGTTTGACCCAATCCTGGTGGAAAAAGTGGCAAACATCCTGTATCTGGTGATGCAGGACAACCCCAACTTGCAGCGGCTGTACTTGACCGGAGTCTTTTTCTTCATCATGATGTACACCGGCTCCAACGTACTTCCCATTGCGAG GTTCCTCAAGTACACTCACTTGAAACAAGCTTTCAAATCCGAGGAG GCTAAAGGTCAGGACATCGTTCAGCGCAGTGTCCTGGGACCGGCTCTCCCCGAAGCCATGGTGTGCTACCTGGAAAACTACGAAGCCGAGCGCTTCTCCGAGATCTTCCTGGGAGAATTTGACACGCCCGAGGCCATCTGGAGCTGCGAGATGAG GCGCATGATGATCGAGAAAATCGCCGCCCACATTGCCGACTTCAGCCCGAGGCTGCAGAGCAACACGCGCGCCCTCTACCAGTACTGCCCCATCCCCGTCATCAACTTCCCCCAGCTGGACAACGAGCTTTTCTGCAACATCTACTACCTCAGACACCTGTGCGACACCGTGCACTTCCCGGACTGGCCTATCCGAGACGCC GTGAAGCTGCTTAGGGACACTCTTGAAGCCTGGAAGAGAGAAGTGGAGAAGAAGCCTCCCTCCATGTCCATAGATGACGCTTACGAAGTCCTTAACCTCCCCAAAGGACAAGGGAT GCACGAGGAGAGCAAGATCCGGAAAGCCTACTTCAGGCTGGCGCAGAAGTACCATCCAGACAAGAACCCCGACGGCAGG GAAATGTTTGAGAAAGTCAACAAGGCCTACGAATTCCTCTGCACAAAGTCGGCGCGAGTCGTCGACGGGCCCGACCCGGAAAACATCATCCTCATCCTGAAGACCCAGAGCATCCTCTTCAACCGGCACAAAGAAG AACTGGAACCCTACAAGTACGCCGGCTACCCCATGCTGATCAAAACCATCACCATCGAGACCCGAGACGACCACCTCTTCTCCAAGACCTCCCCCCTCCTGCCGGCCGCCGCCGAACTGGCTTTCCACACGGTCAACTGCTCGGCGCTCAACGCGGAGGAGCTTCGTCGCGAGAACGGCATCGAG GTGTTGCTGGAAGCTCTTTCCCGCTGCGTCTCGGTGTTGACGGCATCCAGCAAGGTTGACGACATGGCGGTTCAG gTGTGCGGGCACATCTGCAAGTGCTACAGCGTCGCGGCACAGTTTGAGGAATGCCGAGAAAAGATGATCGAGCTACCCTACATCATCAGAGATCTTTGCCATATCATGTACTACGGAAAG GGTCTCCCCAAGACCGCAGCTCTGGCCGTCCAGTGCATCAGCTCCTTCGCGGtggactttttcctccaaaCGCAACTGTACCACGCCGGCGTACTCTGGCACCTTCTGGTGCAGCTCTTCAACTACGACTACACGCTGGAGGAGAGCGGCGTCCAAGCCAGCCAGGACACCAACCAACAGGAGGTGGCCAACCACCTGGCCAAGCTCAGCCTGGTGTCCCTCAGCCGTTTGGGGGGCTACCTGCAAATGCCGCCCACTTCCGACGGGGGTGACCACGCGGCGCAGACCAACGGCGTGGACGGCGTGCCCCCCGAGAACCCCACCATCCGGAAGAGCCTCTCTGCCATGTTGACGCCCTACATCTCCAGGAGGCTCGGAGTCGGGTCTTCTGCGGAG gtcTTGAAACTGTTGAATAGCAACTCGGAGAACCCCTATCTCATCTGGAACAACGGAACGCGAGCGGAGCTGATGGAGTTTTTGGAGTGTCAACAGGAGGGAAACATCAAAAGA GGGGAAAACGACGAGAGCTTCGGCGCCGAATTCGCATTCGCCGACCACAGCAAAGAGCTTATCGTCGGGGAGATCTTTGTCCGGGTTTACAACGAACAACCCACTTTTCCGCTGGAG TATCCCAAAGCCTTTGCCGCCAGCCTTTTGGACTACGTGGGCTCCCAAGCCCAGTACCTGAACACACTGCTGGCCATGAACCAGAGCAACAAGGTGGAGTCCCAGCAGCACGCCGAGCGCCTCCGCTTCGCCGAGATGGCCCTGGAGGCCCTACGCAACGTCATCAAGAACAACCCCG GTTCGGAGACGGAGTGCATCGGCCATTTCAAGTTGCTTTTCTCCCTGCTGCGGGTCCATGGGGCCGGCAGGGTTCAGCAGCTCGTACTAGAG GTTGTCAACACCGTGACGTCTAATCAAGAATGCGTGAGCAACATCGCCGAGTCGCTGGTGCTATCCAACCTTCTCCTTCTGTTGCACTCCCTCCCATCAA GCAGACAAATTGTGTTGGAAACCCTCCACGCCTTGACATCCAATACCAAAATAGTTAAGGAGGCCATGAGCAAAGGGGCGCTTATCTACTTGCTCGATCTCTTCTGTAACTGCACTCACCCTCAAGTTCGCACGCAGACGGCCGAGCTCTTCTCCAAAATGACCTCGGACAAGCTGGTCGGGCCCAAG GTTCGTCTGACTCTGATCCGGTTCCTGCCGGGCGTGTTCATGGACGCCATGCGCGACAACGCCGAGGCGGCGGTGCACATATTCGAGGGAACGCACGAGAACCCCGAGCTGATCTGGAACGACGGCTCCCGGGAAACCGTGTCCACCGCCGTCAGGGAGATGATGCTCGA GCACTTTAAGATGCAGAAAGATAATCCTGAAGCCAACTGGAAA TTGCCGGAGACCTTCACCGTGGCTTACGGTGCGGGTCAGGGTGAGCTGGAAGTGGGTGGAGTCTTCCTGAGGATCTTTATCGCCCAACCGGGATGGGTGCTCCGCAAGCCTCGCGAATTCCTCGTGTCCTTGATGGAGACCTTGACGGAACTGCTGGAAAAGAACAACCCCAAC GGGGAGGCGCTGGAGACGGTCACCACGGCGGCCGTGTGCCTGTTCAGCACGCAGACGGGGCTGGCCGATCAGGTTCCGCCGCTGGGTCACTTGCCCCGAATCTTGGCAGCGCTCAATCACAAGAACAACGCCATTCCCAAGAGCTCCATCCGTCTCATCCACGTGCTCTCGGATAACGAG CTCTGCGTACGATCCATGTCCGCCCTGGACGCCATCGGCCCCCTCATGACCGGAATGAAGGTCCGCACGGACATGGCCGGGTTGGCGTGTGAGGCGCTGAACCGCATGTTTCAGAAGGAACAAACGGAACTGGTCGCTCAG GCCCTCAAGGTGGACCTGGTTCCGTACCTCTTGAAACTCCTGGAAGGATTTGGCCTGGAGACCGTGGGCAACCCCTCTGCGACCAAAGCCCAGATCGTGAAGGCTCTCAAGTCCATGACTCGTAGCCTGCAGTACGGAGAACAG GTGAACGAGATCCTGGCAAAATCCTCTGTCTGGAGTGCCTACAAGGACCAGAAGCACGATCTCTTCATTTCCGAATCTCAGACCGCGGGCTACCTCACAG GGGTTTCCACTCCCTCTCTCCTGGCCGCCAGCAGCCCATTGCGAGGGGGGCTCTAG